One part of the Rhizobium rhizogenes genome encodes these proteins:
- a CDS encoding LLM class flavin-dependent oxidoreductase, with amino-acid sequence MMYTLSLLDKSPVSAGEDAAGAFRDTINLARRADDLGYRRFWVAEHHNSPELAGSAPEALVAWILAKTSRIRVGSGGVMLQHYSPYKVAEVFNVLSSLAPGRVDLGIGKTPGGLPLATSALQQAYDPARKPDFETAFGELTTFLSGAAPLDHAQAGLQATPAPPVAAERFLLGASPESARLAASKGWSFVFAGHLNGDPDVLRRSLSAFRAESGGNAPILALSAFAASDPDHAARQVEGQRIYRVFLSDGRAFNLGRREQAEEFARQSGDSDYRIEERKPNVLHGAPEDIHRALRALSEEHGIEEFIIEPPHVGADQRLASVELLATHRLSRAA; translated from the coding sequence ATGATGTATACTCTCAGTTTGCTGGACAAGAGCCCCGTTTCGGCGGGTGAGGATGCGGCCGGCGCATTCCGCGACACGATCAATCTCGCCAGGCGTGCCGACGATCTGGGTTATCGCCGGTTCTGGGTGGCCGAACATCACAATTCGCCGGAGCTTGCCGGCTCCGCGCCCGAGGCGCTTGTGGCGTGGATACTGGCGAAGACATCCCGTATCCGCGTCGGCTCGGGTGGCGTCATGCTGCAGCATTACAGCCCTTACAAGGTCGCCGAGGTTTTCAATGTCCTCTCTTCGCTGGCGCCCGGCCGGGTCGATCTCGGCATCGGCAAGACGCCGGGTGGTCTGCCATTGGCGACGTCCGCCTTGCAGCAGGCCTATGATCCTGCCCGCAAGCCGGATTTCGAGACGGCCTTCGGGGAACTCACCACATTTTTATCGGGGGCCGCGCCGCTGGATCATGCGCAGGCCGGATTGCAGGCAACGCCTGCGCCGCCGGTCGCGGCAGAGAGATTCCTGCTCGGCGCCAGCCCGGAAAGTGCAAGGCTTGCGGCTTCAAAAGGATGGAGTTTCGTCTTTGCCGGTCATCTCAATGGCGATCCGGACGTTCTTCGTCGCAGCCTGTCGGCTTTCCGTGCAGAAAGCGGCGGAAATGCCCCGATCCTCGCCTTGTCGGCCTTTGCCGCCAGTGATCCCGACCATGCCGCAAGGCAGGTCGAGGGCCAGCGCATCTACCGGGTGTTTCTCAGCGATGGCAGGGCTTTCAATCTCGGTCGCCGCGAGCAGGCGGAAGAATTTGCCCGCCAGTCCGGCGATAGCGATTATCGCATCGAGGAGCGCAAGCCCAACGTGCTGCATGGTGCACCGGAGGATATTCACCGGGCGTTGCGCGCTCTTTCCGAAGAGCACGGCATTGAGGAATTCATCATCGAACCGCCGCATGTGGGGGCCGATCAGCGGCTTGCCTCGGTTGAACTCTTGGCCACGCATCGCCTTTCCCGGGCGGCGTGA
- a CDS encoding acyl-CoA dehydrogenase family protein: MSGALSAVPRPLEQQSSPVAIATALADDFSLTAANHDKSGEFAAGNFEALFKSGLLGLVTAEKDGGWGEGMETAHAVIATIARGDPSTALILAMHYSVHAAIRRGKWPVALASKVLAANSREPALLNNAQAEPGVGSPAHGGLPETTARIEGDVWVVNGRKSFVTGLPGLKWAIVLAVTTEEAPRLIQLLVPLDAPGITQEKAWEATGMYATASHDLVLKEVKVALADIVAEQPADEPLRRDEADGYNFFALLASVYHGVALSARDDLLRHLNGHVPASLGAPLSSIPRIQEGLGQIEVLLAANRRLLLSVARDIDAGERVGTDALAVRHVVIDNAVAVTDLALELGGNRGLRRDYNLERHHRDAITARAHAPQSHMIRTILGRQSIKAAGD; this comes from the coding sequence ATGAGTGGTGCGTTATCCGCCGTTCCGCGCCCGCTGGAGCAGCAATCCAGCCCCGTTGCCATCGCAACTGCGCTGGCCGACGATTTCAGCCTGACGGCGGCGAACCATGACAAAAGCGGCGAATTCGCCGCCGGCAATTTCGAGGCGCTTTTCAAGTCCGGCCTGCTGGGTCTCGTCACGGCTGAAAAGGATGGCGGCTGGGGCGAGGGGATGGAAACGGCCCATGCCGTCATCGCGACCATTGCCAGGGGCGATCCGTCGACCGCCCTCATTCTCGCCATGCATTACAGCGTTCATGCCGCGATACGGCGCGGCAAGTGGCCGGTGGCACTTGCTTCAAAAGTACTGGCCGCCAATAGCAGGGAGCCGGCGCTTTTGAACAATGCACAGGCGGAGCCGGGGGTCGGTTCGCCGGCCCATGGCGGCCTGCCGGAAACGACGGCGCGGATCGAGGGCGATGTCTGGGTTGTCAACGGCCGCAAGAGTTTCGTCACCGGCCTGCCGGGTCTGAAATGGGCGATCGTACTCGCCGTGACGACGGAAGAGGCGCCGCGCCTGATCCAGCTTCTGGTACCGCTCGATGCGCCGGGCATCACCCAGGAAAAGGCATGGGAGGCGACCGGCATGTATGCCACCGCAAGCCATGACCTGGTGCTGAAGGAGGTAAAGGTGGCGCTTGCCGATATCGTTGCCGAACAGCCGGCGGATGAGCCGTTGCGGCGCGATGAGGCAGACGGCTATAATTTCTTCGCGCTGCTGGCTTCCGTCTATCACGGTGTTGCGCTTTCGGCACGTGACGATCTCCTGCGCCATCTGAATGGCCATGTCCCGGCAAGCCTTGGTGCGCCGCTCTCCTCCATTCCCCGCATTCAGGAAGGTCTCGGCCAGATCGAGGTGCTTCTTGCTGCAAACCGGCGTTTACTTCTCTCCGTCGCCCGCGATATCGACGCTGGCGAAAGGGTGGGAACCGATGCGCTCGCCGTTCGTCATGTGGTGATCGACAATGCGGTTGCGGTGACGGATCTGGCGCTGGAACTTGGCGGCAATCGCGGCCTGCGCCGGGATTATAATCTCGAACGCCATCATCGCGATGCCATCACGGCAAGGGCGCATGCGCCACAAAGCCACATGATCCGCACGATTCTCGGCCGTCAGAGCATCAAGGCGGCGGGCGACTGA
- a CDS encoding alpha/beta hydrolase, translating to MCTTLIVPGLNGSDEGHWQRHWLLDDPAAQLVDQDDWQCPVLKDWLDRLEAALASVDSAYIVAHSLGCVLVANMASRPAAAKIRGALLVAPAHLDRVEAMHPCIVRFGAFPLAPLAFPSLVVGSVNDPYMSPEDLAQTAASWGSDLVNLGLAGHINIAAGFGRWPEGYDLLERLKTGAGSETPATRSRIRGLPAARGAHLQGDVSAL from the coding sequence ATGTGTACCACCTTGATTGTTCCCGGACTGAACGGTTCGGATGAGGGGCATTGGCAGCGGCACTGGCTGCTGGATGATCCCGCAGCGCAGCTGGTAGATCAGGATGACTGGCAATGCCCGGTTCTTAAGGACTGGCTCGATCGTCTTGAAGCAGCGCTTGCCTCTGTCGACAGCGCCTATATCGTCGCCCACAGCCTCGGTTGCGTGCTGGTCGCGAATATGGCCTCCCGGCCGGCGGCGGCAAAAATTAGAGGTGCGCTTCTTGTCGCACCGGCCCATCTGGACAGGGTGGAAGCGATGCATCCCTGTATTGTCCGGTTCGGAGCCTTTCCCCTGGCGCCGCTTGCTTTCCCCAGCCTCGTCGTCGGCAGTGTGAACGACCCCTATATGAGCCCCGAAGACCTGGCGCAGACGGCCGCCAGCTGGGGAAGCGATCTCGTTAATCTTGGCCTGGCAGGGCATATCAATATCGCTGCCGGTTTCGGAAGGTGGCCAGAGGGATATGACCTGCTGGAACGCCTGAAAACGGGTGCGGGTTCTGAAACGCCCGCGACCAGATCGAGAATACGGGGATTACCAGCGGCTCGTGGTGCGCATCTTCAGGGTGACGTAAGCGCACTCTAA
- a CDS encoding ABC transporter substrate-binding protein, which translates to MSTSLSEIWYTRCPVPTPVGLAAQLGYLGQTFEEVGISLKSIIDSPDRSVRQSHFNHTLEWSFRHGGNVPPIRARSEGRNTRLVGITWTDEFQAIITLPETGIRAVADLVGCRFGVPRRPEGIVDFMRATALKGIVSALSLEGLTVEDVELKDIVITDSVLASQEGPSLFGLKRRQSFGEEIIALLRGEVDAIFVKGTAGIAAANLVGAVQVVEFGFHPDPKIRINSGSPRVLTVDGRLADERPDLVERLVAAIGKASLWAEQHPEETRRFIAREAGATEEQVLAANGPEVHRHLGLGLDADLVAAVGHYKDFLHQWGFLENDFNLGEWIDDRFVTASERAVA; encoded by the coding sequence ATGAGCACGTCACTTTCTGAAATCTGGTACACACGCTGCCCGGTGCCCACGCCCGTGGGACTGGCGGCGCAGCTCGGTTATCTCGGGCAGACCTTCGAGGAGGTCGGCATATCGCTGAAATCCATCATCGATTCGCCTGACCGTTCCGTTCGCCAAAGCCATTTCAACCACACGCTGGAATGGTCCTTCCGCCATGGCGGCAATGTGCCACCCATCCGCGCCCGTTCGGAAGGGCGCAATACGCGCCTTGTCGGCATTACCTGGACGGATGAGTTTCAGGCAATCATCACCCTGCCGGAAACCGGTATCCGCGCAGTTGCCGATCTTGTCGGTTGCCGTTTCGGCGTGCCGCGCAGGCCGGAAGGCATTGTCGATTTCATGCGGGCGACGGCGCTGAAGGGGATCGTCTCGGCGCTTTCGCTGGAAGGGCTGACGGTAGAGGATGTCGAACTGAAGGATATCGTCATCACGGATTCGGTGCTGGCCTCGCAGGAAGGACCGTCGCTTTTCGGGCTGAAGCGCCGGCAGTCTTTCGGTGAGGAGATCATCGCGCTGCTGCGGGGTGAGGTCGATGCGATCTTCGTCAAGGGAACGGCGGGTATTGCTGCCGCCAATCTGGTCGGTGCGGTGCAGGTGGTGGAATTCGGTTTTCACCCCGATCCGAAAATACGCATCAATTCCGGTTCGCCCCGGGTGCTGACGGTTGATGGGCGGCTTGCCGATGAGCGTCCCGATCTGGTGGAGCGGCTGGTTGCCGCCATCGGCAAAGCCTCGCTCTGGGCGGAGCAGCATCCGGAAGAAACCCGTCGTTTTATTGCCCGTGAGGCCGGCGCGACGGAGGAACAGGTTCTGGCCGCCAACGGGCCGGAGGTCCACCGCCATCTCGGCCTTGGCCTTGATGCGGACCTTGTCGCCGCTGTCGGTCACTACAAGGATTTCCTTCATCAATGGGGTTTCCTTGAAAACGACTTCAATCTCGGCGAATGGATTGACGATCGTTTCGTGACGGCAAGTGAAAGGGCGGTGGCATGA
- a CDS encoding acyl-CoA dehydrogenase family protein — MGSVTPLGERIRFVPPRLGADGDVLTVARAIAEQCPFESAGQVHARIARSGLLALSVPNELGGADITNDILAQALSIIAVASAGAARDLIEHFTALEFIRNAGSEEQRAALFARLDLGETFALVSSHAGVEQPVPMIDDDYALRLPDDVARSVTTDADWIVVPAVNAAGKALLVVLRNRPDTSWDGLLRADQVTFLAQGAGNLAASVATLLKAAVALGEKQRELSALLIDRLADEGAVQPAIGEVFLAIELLKAQISGLAAHIDAAQVGSENVTFRSVRNSAITLEILMARLGLIDGAGESGLLASLGDDLRRQ; from the coding sequence ATGGGATCTGTCACGCCGCTCGGCGAAAGAATTCGTTTCGTTCCTCCACGTCTCGGCGCGGATGGCGATGTGCTGACCGTGGCCCGGGCGATTGCCGAACAATGTCCCTTCGAAAGTGCCGGACAGGTCCATGCGCGGATCGCCCGTTCGGGCCTTCTCGCCCTCTCTGTACCGAATGAACTGGGTGGGGCGGATATCACCAATGACATTCTCGCACAGGCGCTTTCGATTATCGCCGTGGCCAGTGCGGGGGCAGCGCGTGATCTGATCGAACATTTCACCGCGCTTGAATTCATCCGCAATGCCGGCAGTGAAGAGCAGCGCGCGGCCCTTTTTGCCCGCCTTGATCTTGGCGAGACCTTTGCGCTTGTGTCTTCCCACGCGGGTGTGGAGCAGCCGGTTCCGATGATCGACGATGATTATGCCTTGCGGCTTCCCGATGATGTCGCGCGTTCGGTCACGACCGATGCCGACTGGATCGTCGTTCCAGCCGTCAATGCAGCGGGAAAAGCCCTGCTCGTGGTGCTGCGCAACCGGCCGGATACATCATGGGATGGCCTGCTGCGGGCCGATCAGGTGACTTTTCTTGCGCAGGGGGCAGGAAATCTTGCCGCTTCCGTTGCCACCTTGCTGAAAGCGGCGGTGGCCCTCGGTGAAAAACAGCGTGAACTTTCGGCGCTGCTGATCGACAGATTGGCGGACGAAGGCGCGGTACAGCCAGCCATTGGCGAGGTTTTTCTCGCCATCGAACTGCTGAAGGCGCAAATCTCCGGCCTTGCCGCGCATATCGATGCGGCGCAGGTGGGTTCGGAGAACGTGACGTTTCGGTCGGTCAGGAACAGCGCGATCACGCTTGAAATCCTGATGGCGCGTCTGGGCCTAATCGATGGCGCGGGGGAATCCGGGCTGCTTGCATCCCTGGGAGATGATCTGCGCCGGCAATAG
- a CDS encoding YeeE/YedE family protein, which translates to MHLTFRRSAAFAILCTLTVAAHQLGMLENGRQLAFSLLAGIAFGIVMQRGRFCFLCNFRDFIDDRRSDGVLAILVALLAGVVFYQIITIAWMPVPQPGRLPPNAHIGPVGWVLALASTVFGVGAALSGSCLSGHFYRLGEGAFGSVLAIAGAALGFLLAFLSWNFLYTLSVFNDPPVWLPHHLGYGLALLLAGFVLAGLIFIVLFFDKSAAVPSGLPESRLQQALRSVFVERWPPVVTGVVVAAISAFSYFRVAPLGVTAELGSVVRTAGASTAWVPETLAGLDTVRGCISAVKTTILSPNGVFVLGLIFASFAAALSAGKFQPSWPSAGGLATRFAGGVLMGWGGMTALGCTVGVLLSGIHAGAVSGWVFFLFCGLGAFAGLIIKRRLSWP; encoded by the coding sequence ATGCATCTTACCTTTCGCCGCTCCGCGGCCTTCGCCATTTTATGCACGCTGACTGTTGCTGCTCACCAACTGGGGATGCTTGAGAACGGCAGGCAGCTTGCATTTTCACTGTTGGCCGGTATCGCTTTCGGCATCGTGATGCAGCGCGGACGGTTCTGCTTCCTCTGCAATTTTCGGGATTTCATCGACGACAGGCGCTCGGATGGCGTCCTTGCGATTCTCGTCGCACTTCTTGCGGGCGTGGTGTTTTATCAGATCATCACCATCGCGTGGATGCCGGTTCCGCAGCCTGGCCGTCTGCCGCCCAATGCGCATATCGGCCCGGTCGGCTGGGTCCTGGCGTTGGCGTCGACGGTTTTTGGTGTAGGCGCTGCACTTTCCGGCTCCTGCCTGTCCGGGCATTTTTACCGGTTGGGGGAAGGAGCCTTTGGCTCCGTTCTTGCCATTGCCGGTGCGGCGCTCGGTTTTCTGCTGGCGTTCCTCAGCTGGAATTTTCTTTATACGCTCAGCGTATTCAACGATCCGCCGGTCTGGCTGCCGCACCATCTGGGATATGGCTTGGCACTGTTGCTTGCCGGTTTTGTTTTGGCTGGGCTGATCTTCATTGTTCTTTTTTTCGATAAGTCAGCGGCTGTTCCATCGGGCCTACCGGAAAGCCGGCTGCAACAGGCCCTGCGAAGCGTTTTTGTCGAACGCTGGCCGCCCGTCGTCACCGGGGTTGTGGTTGCAGCCATCAGCGCCTTTTCCTATTTCCGCGTTGCGCCGCTTGGGGTGACCGCCGAACTCGGCAGCGTCGTCAGAACGGCCGGCGCATCTACGGCATGGGTGCCGGAAACGCTTGCGGGCCTCGATACGGTGCGCGGCTGCATCAGCGCGGTGAAAACCACGATTCTGTCGCCGAACGGCGTCTTCGTGCTGGGGCTGATCTTTGCGAGCTTCGCGGCCGCGCTTTCGGCGGGAAAATTCCAGCCATCCTGGCCATCTGCCGGCGGGTTGGCAACCCGTTTTGCCGGCGGCGTGCTGATGGGCTGGGGCGGCATGACGGCGCTTGGCTGCACCGTCGGCGTGCTGCTGTCGGGCATTCATGCGGGTGCGGTGTCGGGCTGGGTATTTTTTCTTTTTTGCGGTCTTGGCGCCTTTGCGGGCCTCATTATCAAACGCAGGCTTTCCTGGCCGTGA
- a CDS encoding sulfurtransferase, with translation MSRIKSVASALGGLLLSTVSLSAAGASEALVTADWLKENLDNPKVRVFEVSVDTGVYERGHIPGAVNLNWHTDLVDKERRDIAARENFQSLLQKAGVGDDTTIVLYGDNNNWFAAWGAWIFETYGLGDRVKLLDGGRKLWEAQGLPFDTSAPATAETKLKLGEPDTSVRARFVDVVAVAEGKHNIKLVDIRSADEYSGKIFAPDGVKELSVRAGHIPGAVNVPWGTIVNKDGTFKSADEIKAIYAEKGIDGSAPVITYCRIGERSSHTWFALKKILGYDVRNYDGSWTEYGNAVGVPISNPTGTVWTGK, from the coding sequence ATGTCCAGGATCAAGTCTGTAGCGTCGGCTCTCGGCGGATTGTTGTTGTCGACGGTATCGCTGTCTGCTGCCGGAGCATCGGAAGCACTGGTGACGGCCGATTGGCTGAAGGAAAATCTCGACAATCCGAAGGTTCGGGTCTTTGAAGTCAGCGTCGATACGGGTGTCTACGAGCGCGGGCATATTCCCGGCGCGGTGAACCTCAACTGGCATACGGACCTCGTCGACAAGGAACGGCGCGACATTGCCGCGCGGGAAAATTTCCAGTCCCTGCTGCAAAAGGCCGGTGTCGGGGACGATACGACGATCGTTCTTTATGGCGACAACAATAACTGGTTTGCCGCCTGGGGCGCGTGGATTTTTGAAACCTATGGCCTTGGCGACCGGGTGAAGCTGCTGGATGGTGGCCGCAAGCTCTGGGAAGCGCAGGGCCTGCCTTTCGACACATCGGCACCCGCAACGGCCGAAACGAAACTGAAGCTTGGCGAACCGGACACGTCGGTGCGAGCGCGGTTTGTTGACGTGGTCGCCGTGGCCGAAGGCAAACACAATATCAAGCTGGTCGATATTCGCTCGGCGGATGAATATTCCGGCAAGATTTTCGCCCCCGACGGCGTCAAGGAATTGTCAGTGCGCGCGGGCCATATTCCCGGCGCTGTCAACGTGCCGTGGGGCACCATCGTCAACAAGGACGGCACCTTCAAATCCGCAGACGAGATCAAGGCGATCTATGCGGAAAAGGGCATCGACGGCTCCGCCCCGGTCATCACCTATTGCCGTATCGGCGAGCGCTCCAGCCACACCTGGTTCGCCTTGAAGAAGATACTCGGTTACGACGTCCGCAACTATGACGGTTCCTGGACCGAATATGGCAATGCGGTCGGCGTTCCCATCAGCAACCCGACCGGTACGGTCTGGACGGGCAAATAA
- a CDS encoding LLM class flavin-dependent oxidoreductase yields MTRKKIRFGIMLQGPGGHMNAWRHPKSPVDASVNFDFFRKTALKAEAAGIAFAFVADGLYINDKSIPHFLNRFEPLTILSALASVTSKIGLAGTVSTSYSDPFTIARQFASLDLLSGGRAGWNAVTTPLEGTAKNYSRNHPEHALRYEIADEYLEVIKGLWDSWDDDAFLRNRETGQFFDRAKLHTLGHKGRFFQVEGPLNIQRSPQGQPVVFQAGSSDAGIGLAGKHADAVFTNSASLEENQTFLKRAKQSAVAQGRSAADVKIFPGIGPIVGETQEEAEAKYNVIRNLITTEDALAYLGRFFDHHDFSVYPLDEPFPELGEIGKNSFRSTTDRIKRRAKEKNQTLREAALEAATPREGFIGTPDKVADEIIRWVEHDAADGFILGFPVIAEGLDDFIRLVIPVLQRRGYFDPHLEGATLRDHLGLPFRESVYSSGENGSDKAIA; encoded by the coding sequence ATGACGAGAAAGAAAATCCGTTTCGGCATCATGCTTCAGGGCCCCGGCGGGCATATGAACGCCTGGCGGCACCCCAAAAGCCCGGTCGATGCCAGCGTCAATTTCGACTTCTTCAGGAAGACCGCGTTGAAGGCGGAAGCGGCGGGCATCGCCTTCGCTTTCGTGGCGGACGGGCTCTATATCAATGACAAGTCGATCCCGCATTTCCTCAACCGGTTCGAGCCGCTGACGATCCTGTCGGCGCTCGCCTCCGTGACCTCGAAGATCGGTCTCGCCGGTACGGTTTCGACTTCCTATAGCGATCCCTTCACCATTGCCCGCCAGTTCGCCTCGCTCGATCTGCTGAGCGGCGGTCGCGCCGGATGGAATGCGGTCACGACGCCGCTTGAAGGCACGGCGAAGAATTACAGCCGCAACCATCCCGAACATGCGCTGCGTTACGAGATTGCCGACGAATATCTCGAGGTGATCAAGGGCCTGTGGGACAGCTGGGATGATGACGCTTTCCTGCGCAACCGCGAGACGGGACAGTTCTTCGATCGCGCCAAACTCCATACGCTCGGCCATAAGGGCCGTTTCTTCCAGGTGGAAGGCCCGCTCAATATCCAGCGTTCGCCGCAGGGGCAGCCGGTCGTATTCCAGGCCGGCTCCTCGGATGCCGGCATCGGCCTTGCGGGCAAACATGCCGATGCCGTCTTCACCAATTCCGCTTCGCTGGAGGAAAACCAGACCTTCCTCAAGCGTGCGAAACAGAGCGCCGTCGCACAGGGCCGCTCCGCTGCCGATGTGAAGATTTTCCCCGGCATCGGCCCGATTGTCGGCGAGACGCAGGAGGAAGCGGAGGCGAAATATAACGTCATCCGCAACCTCATCACGACAGAGGATGCGCTCGCCTATCTCGGCCGTTTCTTCGATCATCATGATTTCAGCGTCTATCCGCTGGATGAGCCTTTCCCCGAACTCGGCGAGATCGGCAAGAACAGTTTCCGCTCCACGACCGACCGCATCAAGCGCCGCGCCAAGGAAAAGAACCAGACGCTGCGCGAGGCAGCGCTTGAGGCCGCGACCCCGCGTGAAGGTTTCATCGGCACGCCGGACAAGGTGGCTGACGAAATCATCCGCTGGGTGGAGCACGATGCGGCCGATGGCTTCATTCTGGGCTTCCCGGTGATTGCCGAGGGACTGGACGATTTCATCCGTCTCGTCATCCCGGTGCTGCAGCGGCGCGGTTATTTCGATCCGCATCTGGAAGGGGCGACGCTGCGCGACCATCTCGGCCTGCCTTTCAGGGAAAGCGTCTATTCCAGCGGCGAAAACGGATCGGACAAGGCCATCGCCTGA
- a CDS encoding LLM class flavin-dependent oxidoreductase, whose translation MSSTSEFLWYIPNDVKPGHRGDAVSNNHNSLDTLTSHAKALENHGWKGALIGTGWGRPDTFTVAAALAARTTTFEPLIAIRPGYWKPANLASAAATLDQLSGGRVRINVVSGRDELAAYGDEEGDQAQRYARTKEFMRLVRRLWTEENVTFDGDHFRVRNSTVLPRIAARDGRPHPKLYFGGASEAAEQVAATEADVQLFWGEPLAGVGERIERLRHFSETLGRDLPPLQFGLRITTLVRETTAEAWRDAEAKVAEMAANNGARWNDHLQGVAIGQRRLLDLHRQGDVLDDNLYTAPGKFGGGGAATTWLVGSAEDVAASLRKYRALGITHFVLSDTPYLQEIERQGDRLLPLLRD comes from the coding sequence GTGAGCAGCACGAGCGAATTTCTCTGGTACATCCCCAATGACGTCAAACCCGGCCACAGGGGCGATGCCGTCAGCAACAACCATAACAGCCTCGATACATTGACCAGCCACGCAAAGGCGCTGGAAAATCATGGCTGGAAAGGTGCGCTGATCGGCACCGGCTGGGGCCGGCCCGACACATTCACGGTGGCGGCCGCCCTTGCGGCGCGCACCACCACCTTCGAGCCGCTGATCGCCATCCGCCCCGGCTACTGGAAGCCTGCCAATCTCGCATCCGCCGCCGCCACGCTCGATCAGCTCTCGGGTGGCCGGGTACGGATCAATGTCGTCTCGGGTCGCGACGAGCTTGCCGCCTATGGCGATGAGGAAGGTGATCAGGCACAGCGTTATGCGCGCACGAAAGAGTTCATGCGGCTGGTGCGGCGGCTCTGGACGGAAGAAAATGTCACCTTCGACGGGGATCATTTCCGGGTCAGGAATTCGACTGTCCTGCCGCGTATCGCCGCACGCGACGGCCGGCCGCACCCGAAGCTTTATTTCGGCGGCGCGTCCGAGGCGGCTGAGCAGGTCGCCGCAACCGAGGCCGATGTACAATTGTTCTGGGGCGAGCCGCTCGCCGGTGTGGGCGAACGGATAGAAAGGCTCAGGCATTTCAGTGAAACGCTTGGCCGCGACTTACCACCGCTGCAATTCGGCCTGCGGATCACCACCTTGGTGCGTGAAACGACGGCAGAAGCATGGCGCGACGCGGAAGCGAAGGTTGCCGAGATGGCGGCAAATAACGGAGCGCGCTGGAACGATCATCTGCAAGGCGTGGCAATCGGCCAACGCAGGCTGCTGGATCTGCACCGTCAGGGCGATGTTCTGGACGATAATCTTTACACCGCACCGGGCAAGTTTGGCGGTGGCGGTGCGGCAACCACATGGCTGGTGGGTTCGGCGGAGGATGTCGCGGCGTCACTGCGCAAATACCGCGCGCTTGGCATCACCCACTTCGTGCTTTCCGACACGCCCTATCTGCAGGAGATCGAACGGCAGGGCGACAGGCTCTTGCCGCTGCTGCGGGATTGA
- a CDS encoding Rrf2 family transcriptional regulator encodes MLTKKGKYGLKALVDLAQLPQGETAFVTEIATRNNIPKKFLDTILLELRNSGILRSKKGPNGGYSLSKTPSEIMIGQVIRTLDGPLAPIRCASRTAFEACDDCDDPETCQVRVSMTDVRDAIATILDNMTLAQFVAGDGQKARSIPAGK; translated from the coding sequence ATGTTGACCAAAAAAGGCAAATACGGATTAAAGGCTCTGGTCGATCTGGCGCAGCTGCCCCAAGGCGAGACTGCCTTCGTGACAGAGATTGCCACACGCAACAATATTCCGAAAAAATTCCTCGACACCATCCTTCTCGAACTGCGCAACAGCGGTATCCTGCGCTCCAAGAAGGGACCAAATGGCGGTTATTCACTCTCGAAAACACCATCCGAAATCATGATCGGCCAGGTTATCCGCACACTGGACGGCCCTCTGGCGCCCATCCGCTGCGCAAGCCGCACCGCCTTTGAAGCCTGTGACGACTGTGACGATCCCGAGACCTGTCAGGTCAGGGTTTCGATGACGGACGTGCGCGACGCCATCGCAACAATCCTGGACAACATGACGCTCGCACAATTCGTCGCCGGGGACGGGCAGAAAGCGCGCTCCATTCCCGCTGGCAAATAG
- a CDS encoding flavin reductase family protein has translation MTLQYAAKDQQFINLRDPVSGRAADADSLKAALRTLGGGVSVITAGEGEARTGATVTSATALSVDPPRILVALNRSSSTWPVVQRFGHLAVNIIGANHQFIANQFAGIGGLKGADRYRGAEWTRLASGAPILEDAVAAIDCTIEEAIERHSHVIVIGKVEAIRIGSGHSLVYQNGRYHSLD, from the coding sequence ATGACACTGCAATATGCGGCCAAGGATCAACAATTCATCAATCTTCGCGATCCAGTCTCGGGCAGGGCTGCGGATGCCGACAGCCTCAAGGCGGCGCTGAGAACACTCGGCGGCGGCGTCAGCGTCATCACCGCCGGAGAAGGCGAGGCACGCACCGGTGCGACCGTCACCTCGGCCACTGCCCTGTCGGTCGATCCGCCGAGAATTCTGGTGGCGCTCAACCGGTCGTCGTCCACATGGCCGGTGGTGCAGCGTTTCGGTCACCTCGCCGTCAACATCATCGGCGCGAACCACCAGTTCATCGCCAACCAGTTTGCCGGCATTGGCGGCCTGAAGGGTGCGGACCGTTATCGCGGCGCGGAGTGGACCCGGCTGGCGAGCGGCGCTCCCATTCTCGAAGATGCCGTTGCGGCGATCGACTGCACCATCGAGGAGGCGATCGAGCGACACAGCCACGTCATCGTCATCGGCAAGGTGGAGGCGATCCGCATCGGCTCCGGTCATTCGCTGGTCTATCAGAACGGGCGTTATCATTCGCTGGACTGA